GGTAGTTGGTCAGCAGCTTCAGCGTTGCCACCGAAACGTTGTGCAGCTTGTTGACGTAGAGTACCGATCTCTTGGTCGATAAGTGCAGCAGGAACGTCGATGTCGTTCGCTTCAACTAGACCGTCAAGCGCTTGCTCTTTGATACGGTTCTTAACAGCTTGCTTAAGCTCACGCTCCATGTTCTTACGAACTTCAGCTTTAAGACCTTCAACGCCACCTTCAGCACCGAACTTAGCAACGAACTCGTCGTTTAGCTCAGGAAGCTCTTGAGCTTCTACTTTGATCACTTTGATTGCGAACTTAGCCGCTTTACCTTTTAGGTTTTCAGCGTGGTAATCTTCTGGGAAGTTTACATCGATGTCGAATTCCATGCCCGCAGTCTTACCAGCGATACCGTCTTCGAAACCAGGGATCATGCGACCTTGGCCCATTTCTAGTGGGAAGTTCTCAGCTTTACCGCCTTCAAACTCTTCGCCGTCGATAGAACCAACGAAATCGATAGTTACGCGAGTGCCTTCTTCAGCAGCTGCTTCTACTTCGTTCCAAGAAGCTTGTTGCTTACGTAGGGTTTCTAGCATCTCATCGATGTCAGCGTCTTTAACTTCTGCTACTGGCTTTTCAACAGCGATAGTGTCTAGACCTTTCAGCTCAACTTCTGGGTAAACTTCGAAAGTTGCAGTGAATACTAGGTCTTTGCCTTCTTCAGTTTCAACTGGAGCGAAAGTTGGTGCGCCCGCTGGGTTGATTTTCTCTTTAACGATCGCTTCGATGAAGTGACGTTGCATAACCTCACCCATCACGTCTTGACGTACTGCTTTGCCGTACATTTTAGCAACCATCTTCATCGGTACTTTACCTTTACGGAAGCCATCAAAACGACGGTTTTTCGCGATGTTGCGTAGTTCAGCTGTTACTGCGTCTTCGATGTTAGCAGCAGGAACAGTAATAGTAAGACGGCGCTCTAGGCCTTCTAGAGTTTCAACAGTAGCTTGCATTATAAATAAACCTCAAAAATGGCTCAGCTAGGCTGAGCGAGGGTGCATCATGCGACCCTATCCATAGTGTTGTAATCTGTTCAATCATTCGTTAATTAACGAATTGAGACCACCAAATGCATTTGGTGAACTATTCAGTGATAGCCTTCGGTAATTGCCAAAGCCATCTCCAATTAGTCTCAGGACAGAAAATTAGACGCCGCATTCTAGCGATATGCATCGGCTGTGTCGAGACGTGTCCTAAATTCTCAATCGCTTGTTCGACAAAATGGGGACATTACCGCGGTTTTCAAGGGAGAAAAGCCCTTTTTTTCATAAAAAACTGAAAAAGAGATCCGAGTCTAGTTTTACCGCACCACAACTTCACCATTTCGGCCAAGTTTTAATCTGGTTACGGTTTGAACGCTATTTCTTTGCTTTAATTTGATTTATAGAGATTCGATAGTAATGAGGAAAAATGGTCGTCCCAAAAAAAGTCACCTCAATGGTACTTGCTTTGTATTTGCTTACTCTGCTGTTCACCGGCTTTTTTAGCTGGGGGACGAGCTATCAATCTTTAGTCAATCAAGCACAAGGGGATGCCAAGCAGCTTAAAAGTTATCTTGTTAGCCAGTTAGATAAGTTCGCTCATTTGCCACGATTATTGGCAAAAGATAGAGCCATCATCAATGCTCTGCTCTCCCCTGAAAATACCGCGCAAATCGATATCACCAATCGCTACCTTGCTGAGGTGAATCAAATCCTAGAAGCGAGTGACATTTATCTGCTCGATCATACGGGTTTTACGCTTGCCGCAAGTAACTGGGCGCTGGAAAAATCCTTCATTGGACGTAACTACTCTTTTCGTCCTTACTTCAAAGAAGCGATTCGGGGCAACGCGGGCGAATACTTTGCACTAGGCAGTGCCTCGGGCCAGCGCGGATATTACTATTCCTACCCTATCGAGTACGGGGCTAATCGTCTCGGAGTCGTGGTGGTGAAGAAGAACCTAGCCAACATCGAGCAAAGCTGGGTCAATAAAACCAGTGAATTTGTGGTCACCGACAGTGACAACGTGATTTTTATGTCAAGCCAGCCTGCTTGGTTATTTCACTCCCTGCTCGACCTTTCACAATCTCGACTTGAGCAGATATCCCAAGGCCAACGTTATTTGGGTAAAGAGATCGAAAGTTTGGGATTTCATGGCGACATCAATCAAAACGTTGGCATGATCCAACCTGCTGACTCGTCACTCAATCGTCAAGCTTATATTACCGTAAGTGAGCCGATGGAGATCACTCAGCTCACGGTTCGAGTCTTAAGCCCTAAACGTGAACATCTGCTGGATGTGGCCGCTTCTCTAGCCATCGTCACTTTAGTCTTCACTGTGTTTTATTTGGCGCTGCTGGTCTATTCCCAACAAAAATACAAACAGCGCCAAATCGAAAAGATTCAAAATGAAGCCAAACAGAAACTCGAGTTCTTGGTGATGGAGCGCACGGCGGAGTTGCACACAGAGATCAAGGTGCGAACCGACACTGAAAGAGCGTTGCGTCAAACTCAAGCAGAGCTGATCCAAGCAGCCAAGCTTGCGGTGCTGGGGCAAATGTCAGCAGGTATTAGTCATGAGCTCAATAACCCATTGGCCGCCATTCGTAGCTATGCCGACAATGCACGCAAGTTTTTGCAGAAAGACAAATTGGAATCTGCAGACAGCAACCTAGAGCGGATCTCTTCTCTGACGGAAAGAATGGCCAAAATCAGTCAGCAACTTAAAGCATTTGCCAAGAAAACTAGTTCAGAAGAATTAGTCGATACCCAGATCTATCCGCTAGCGATTGCTGCAAAAGAGCTGATGAAGTCGCAGTACAAATCACACGCAGTGAGTTTAGAGCTGACTTGTGAGCAAACCGACCTTCATACCCAGATAAACCCAATTCAACTTGAGCAAGTGTTGGTTAACTTGCTGACCAACGCTATGCACGCCCTCGAAGGACGAGAAAGCAAACAGGTATTGGTAAATATTTATCAAGCCGAAGAGCAAATTGTGATTGAGATAAGCGACAACGGACCCGGAATTTCGCAAGATCACCTAGCACACCTTTTCGAACCGTTTTTTACGACTAAAACCAATGGATTAGGTCTTGGCCTATCAATATCTCAACAGATCATTGAAGCCATGATGGGCAGTCTCACCGCCGATAATAAAATTGAAGGTGGTGCTTGCTTTGCCATCAGACTGCCGATGCCATCGAATAATTCCCAACTCTCAAAATAAACGCACCCAAGGAAGTGAAGCTATATGTGCCACGTTTTTCTAATCGATGACGAAATTGACCTGCGTATCGCCATGGAGCAAGCGTTTGAGTTAGCGGATATCGATACGCACAGTTTTGAAGATGCCGAATCGGCGCTAGTCGCATTTGATAGTGACAATCCCCCTCATGTTGTTGTCACCGATATCTGCTTGCCCGGACTATCAGGGCAAAACCTGCTCACCTCTATCCACCGCAAAGACCCAGATATTCCAGTCATCTTAATCACCGGGCACGGCGACATCTCTATGGCGGTGCAAGCAATGCACGACGGAGCATACGACTTCATTGAAAAGCCGTTTTCAAATGAGCGCTTAGTCGATACGGTGCGACGAGCGATTGAAAGGCGTCAATTAACACTTGAGAACCATCAGCTCAAACGAGCTTTAAAGGCCAACCAAACCCTGGGACCTCGTATTATTGGTGAAACTCAAAGCATGCAGATGCTGCGTGACACCATCACTCATGTCGCCGACACCAGCGCTGATATCCTACTTTTTGGTGAAACGGGTACAGGTAAAGAGCTGATTGCTCGCTCGCTGCATGAGCAAAGTAGTCGCAGAGAGCAAAATTTCGTCGCTGTGAACTGTGGTGCTGTGCCTGAGAATTTGATTGAAAGCGAACTCTACGGCCATGAAAAGGGCGCGTTTACTGGCGCAGATAGCCGCAGAATCGGCAAATTTGAACACGCTCAAGGGGGAACCCTATTTCTCGACGAAATTGAATCCATGCCAATGCAAGCGCAAATTCGCCTGCTGCGTGTGTTGCAAGAGCGCAGCCTAGAACGGGTTGGATCGAATCAAGAAGTCGAGCTAGACATTCGGGTGATCGCAGCAACCAAGGTCGATCTAAAACAAGCCGCCGCAGAAGGCACCTTTCGCCAAGACCTTTACTATCGCTTAAACGTCGTCACCCTCGACCTTCCTCCGCTAAGGCATCGCAAAGAAGACATTCCAGCCCTGTTTCACCACTTTCTCTTGGTCGCCGCAGCGCGCTATGGCAAAGCGGCAACTACCCTACCAGCCAGCGATTTACAAACACTACTTTCCCACGATTGGCCCGGCAACGTTCGAGAGCTACGCAATGCAGCAGAGCGCTTTGTTCTACTCGGCAAGCTGATCCAGTTGGGCGAAGGTGAGCACAAATCTCACGTCGCCCTCAGCCTTGCCGAACAAGTCGCCGAGTTTGAAAAAACAGTGCTAGAGCAGGCACTCGCCGAATGCGGAGGAAGCATTAAAGAGACCATGGACAGGCTGCAACTGGCGAGAAAAACCCTCTACGACAAAATGCAAAAACATGGTTTGAATAAGGAAGAGTTTAAGTAATAGCCATCATTTAGCTCAGTCAGCTGCGGAGTCAATCACGCTGCCGACTGAGCTATTGATAATTGCAATAAGTAGCTCTCTAACTGCGAATCTGTAACGATTTCAAAGTCGGTAAATAATGCCATTGGCTTGATAGCCTTGCCTGAGCCTTGCTCCATCCGAACAAAGCCTTTTTCACTCAGCCCTTTGAGCGTATTCGACAAATTGGATTTAGCTCGGCCTGTTAGCTGAGCCAGCTCAGTAAGACTCTCTGGTCGCTCTGAATCGATCAGTCTTAGTAATTCGATATTTTCTGGGCGCAGAATTTGAGAAACGGCATTGAAAGAGGTGTACCAAACCTTAGGTTCATCTGGTCGGGGTTGATACTCACCTTGCGCAATAGCCACTAGTCTCATTCGAATAAGCTTTTCTGGCATGATCCCAATTTTTACTTTCATACTACTTACCTTCAATTGCTGCGATGGTTTTATCTATTCCCTCAAAGAAATCTTGAAGCAGTGTGTAACCATCAGAAAACTCGTAAGGCGTGCCTCGATCAACAGCTGATTTATGCAGATGATCATACTCATAACGCCGCCCACTAAACTTATTTCCTTTAAGTGGCTTCACCGCATGAGCATTATCATGTCCAAATACCCGTTTGTTATATCGATTATGGAGCGTTAAGTTATAGCGAATACCATG
This portion of the Vibrio sp. SCSIO 43136 genome encodes:
- the tig gene encoding trigger factor, giving the protein MQATVETLEGLERRLTITVPAANIEDAVTAELRNIAKNRRFDGFRKGKVPMKMVAKMYGKAVRQDVMGEVMQRHFIEAIVKEKINPAGAPTFAPVETEEGKDLVFTATFEVYPEVELKGLDTIAVEKPVAEVKDADIDEMLETLRKQQASWNEVEAAAEEGTRVTIDFVGSIDGEEFEGGKAENFPLEMGQGRMIPGFEDGIAGKTAGMEFDIDVNFPEDYHAENLKGKAAKFAIKVIKVEAQELPELNDEFVAKFGAEGGVEGLKAEVRKNMERELKQAVKNRIKEQALDGLVEANDIDVPAALIDQEIGTLRQQAAQRFGGNAEAADQLPRELFEEQAKRRVAVGLLLGEVIKSEELKADDEKVKALITEMATAYEDPAEVVAYYEQNEQMMNNMRNVALEEQAIDAILAKANVSEKEVAFNELMNAQQPA
- a CDS encoding ATP-binding protein, producing the protein MVVPKKVTSMVLALYLLTLLFTGFFSWGTSYQSLVNQAQGDAKQLKSYLVSQLDKFAHLPRLLAKDRAIINALLSPENTAQIDITNRYLAEVNQILEASDIYLLDHTGFTLAASNWALEKSFIGRNYSFRPYFKEAIRGNAGEYFALGSASGQRGYYYSYPIEYGANRLGVVVVKKNLANIEQSWVNKTSEFVVTDSDNVIFMSSQPAWLFHSLLDLSQSRLEQISQGQRYLGKEIESLGFHGDINQNVGMIQPADSSLNRQAYITVSEPMEITQLTVRVLSPKREHLLDVAASLAIVTLVFTVFYLALLVYSQQKYKQRQIEKIQNEAKQKLEFLVMERTAELHTEIKVRTDTERALRQTQAELIQAAKLAVLGQMSAGISHELNNPLAAIRSYADNARKFLQKDKLESADSNLERISSLTERMAKISQQLKAFAKKTSSEELVDTQIYPLAIAAKELMKSQYKSHAVSLELTCEQTDLHTQINPIQLEQVLVNLLTNAMHALEGRESKQVLVNIYQAEEQIVIEISDNGPGISQDHLAHLFEPFFTTKTNGLGLGLSISQQIIEAMMGSLTADNKIEGGACFAIRLPMPSNNSQLSK
- a CDS encoding sigma-54 dependent transcriptional regulator; amino-acid sequence: MCHVFLIDDEIDLRIAMEQAFELADIDTHSFEDAESALVAFDSDNPPHVVVTDICLPGLSGQNLLTSIHRKDPDIPVILITGHGDISMAVQAMHDGAYDFIEKPFSNERLVDTVRRAIERRQLTLENHQLKRALKANQTLGPRIIGETQSMQMLRDTITHVADTSADILLFGETGTGKELIARSLHEQSSRREQNFVAVNCGAVPENLIESELYGHEKGAFTGADSRRIGKFEHAQGGTLFLDEIESMPMQAQIRLLRVLQERSLERVGSNQEVELDIRVIAATKVDLKQAAAEGTFRQDLYYRLNVVTLDLPPLRHRKEDIPALFHHFLLVAAARYGKAATTLPASDLQTLLSHDWPGNVRELRNAAERFVLLGKLIQLGEGEHKSHVALSLAEQVAEFEKTVLEQALAECGGSIKETMDRLQLARKTLYDKMQKHGLNKEEFK
- a CDS encoding helix-turn-helix domain-containing protein; translation: MKVKIGIMPEKLIRMRLVAIAQGEYQPRPDEPKVWYTSFNAVSQILRPENIELLRLIDSERPESLTELAQLTGRAKSNLSNTLKGLSEKGFVRMEQGSGKAIKPMALFTDFEIVTDSQLESYLLQLSIAQSAA
- a CDS encoding DUF6516 family protein translates to MNGVEVLLSMHGEQVHRDDGYWWKIEAWTVAPTKERPHGIRYNLTLHNRYNKRVFGHDNAHAVKPLKGNKFSGRRYEYDHLHKSAVDRGTPYEFSDGYTLLQDFFEGIDKTIAAIEGK